The following proteins are encoded in a genomic region of Chelmon rostratus isolate fCheRos1 chromosome 3, fCheRos1.pri, whole genome shotgun sequence:
- the lrrtm1 gene encoding leucine-rich repeat transmembrane neuronal protein 1 — protein sequence MLMDFLLIGLYLKWPLKKPPGLILCLLGIFLRTVPLVEGVCPKLCRCDSKLLYCEGLNLTDIPRNLSSAMGLSMRENNLTELREGQLAGLSQLTWLYLDHNNIDIVEEGAFDRLRRVKELDLSSNRIESLPNGTFRPLPNLRILDLSYNRLQALEPDLFHGLRKLTNLHLRYNALKFVPVRIFQDCRSMQFLDLGYNQLQSLARNSFAGLFKLTELHLEHNELVKVNLAHFPRLISLRTLYMHNNRATIVVNTLDWTWHFLEKIDLSANEIEYIEPHVFESAPNLKVLMLDSNRLTSVDQHILDSWSSLDSITLAGNDWECNRNVCALAFWLSAFRGQRDNSLLCSSPDTAQGEDVLDAVYAFQLCEDPPMEVTTAGLYASTRDLAKGSVFMGPFTPNPYEGEGSEVVTSSFTVTVGHDDLESTMQIHKVVTGTMALIFSFLIIVLMLYVAWKCFPAGIRQLRQCFSSQRRKQKQKQSMQQMAAISTPEYYVDYKPNHIEGALVIINEYGSCTCQQQPSRECEV from the coding sequence ATGCTAATGGATTTCCTTCTAATTGGACTGTACTTAAAGTGGCCACTGAAGAAGCCCCCTGGGTTGATACTGTGTTTATTGGGCATTTTTCTAAGAACGGTTCCCTTGGTAGAGGGGGTTTGTCCAAAGCTGTGCCGCTGCGACAGCAAGCTGCTGTACTGCGAGGGGCTCAACCTCACAGACATTCCCCGCAATCTGAGCAGCGCCATGGGCCTGTCCATGAGAGAGAATAACTTGACCGAGCTGCGTGAAGGCCAATTGGCTGGTCTGTCACAACTCACCTGGCTCTACCTAGATCACAACAACATTGACATTGTCGAGGAGGGTGCATTTGACAGGCTAAGACGGGTCAAGGAGTTGGACCTCAGCAGTAACCGGATTGAGAGTCTGCCAAATGGTACCTTTAGGCCCCTCCCAAACCTGCGTATCCTGGACCTCTCATACAACAGGCTGCAGGCACTCGAGCCTGACCTGTTCCACGGCCTTAGAAAGCTCACCAATTTGCATTTGCGCTACAATGCTCTCAAGTTTGTGCCAGTGCGGATTTTTCAAGACTGCCGGAGTATGCAGTTTCTAGACTTGGGATACAACCAACTGCAGAGCCTGGCACGAAACTCCTTCGCTGGCCTCTTCAAGTTGACTGAGTTGCATCTTGAGCACAACGAGCTAGTTAAAGTGAACCTAGCCCACTTCCCTCGCCTCATCTCTTTACGTACTCTGTACATGCACAACAATCGTGCTACTATTGTTGTCAATACACTGGACTGGACATGGCATTTTTTAGAGAAGATTGACCTGTCAGCCAATGAAATCGAGTACATTGAGCCACATGTTTTTGAGAGTGCACCCAACCTTAAGGTTTTGATGCTAGACTCCAATCGGTTGACCTCCGTGGACCAGCACATCCTGGATTCGTGGTCATCTCTGGACAGCATTACCCTGGCAGGAAATGACTGGGAGTGCAATCGCAATGTGTGTGCCTTGGCCTTTTGGCTGAGTGCCTTCCGAGGCCAGCGTGACAATTCCCTGCTGTGTTCAAGCCCTGACACCGCACAGGGTGAGGATGTGTTGGATGCTGTCTACGCTTTTCAGCTATGTGAGGATCCCCCAATGGAGGTAACTACAGCAGGCCTGTACGCGTCTACGAGGGATCTGGCCAAGGGCTCTGTTTTCATGGGCCCATTTACTCCCAACCCTTATGAAGGTGAGGGCAGCGAGGTGGTCACCAGTTCTTTCACTGTCACAGTAGGCCACGATGACTTGGAGAGCACCATGCAGATCCACAAAGTGGTGACTGGCACCATGGCActcatcttttcctttctcaTCATAGTGCTCATGCTGTATGTGGCATGGAAGTGCTTCCCGGCCGGAATAAGACAGCTGAGGCAGTGCTTCAGTAGTCAGCGCCGTAAGCAGAAGCAAAAGCAAAGCATGCAGCAGATGGCTGCTATTTCTACACCAGAGTACTACGTTGACTATAAACCTAACCACATTGAGGGAGCTCTGGTAATCATCAATGAATATGGCTCTTGCACTTGCCAACAGCAACCTTCTCGGGAATGTGAGGTGTGA